The stretch of DNA ctccatggtgctctgcaatggtgactagcaaggctaatgaagagattaaagggaacacaaacccaggactccgacccaaactcctaacagcaacacaacgactCCTCCCACAGGCGGTTGTTCCACTGAGCACGCAGCTGCCCAAAGTTCAGCATcaggcaacctgtaggcgatgtaatcatacgtggcttctgagcatgcaagtttattctaactgtacagcgtacaataataataaagatttatattgtgttgtgttgctcaccttacaggttcttttaaaatattatcctgtgcctgcttacagcaggtctttcaggtcttttgaactagacacagagaggttcaggcacaggtacttagtcagactcctgatatggtagagcatccaccaccaccgactcctgatatgatagagcatccaccaccacggactcgaacaataggtccatatgcttgtcaactggaaacaatggaaaaagattaccattagtacagatatttatccataaccatcactgtgggtttattatacagcatatgaactacatgaggtgggattggtctgcagtagggatgtgtatttttgacagaatttattgttggaatattcaataaacagtccaaactgattcttaacatatataacatgagtttctgaaccataatagcgagatttaaatttcaatggtggaaacaaaacccaatgcacactgctgccaactagcgggccacatttaaaatgcaccaaaaacaaagaaaatacacaaatgtttgcatgtaaattcttccaaaaattagatacactgcttttgaaaatggatgtaatatctcaggaaaaaatatcacgatatattgccatatcgatattttagagACAGAGTTCGAGAATATCGATACAATATTACTGGGAAAATACATCGCGATATAttgtcatattgatattttcttacatcccttgtctgcagtgtactttgtgtacactatggtgtgtcttagctcaccagctgcagttgaTGCATGTGGCTGTGTAGCACTTCCATTGTAATGCAATGCAGCAGTTTTCAatctgaaaataaagaaaaaataaataaaaaatagcttttagacaaaaatatagattttatgtaaaaattaattaaaagcatgTATTTAACTCATTATTGATTATCTGTCCTGGATAACATTCTTTTCATGGAGAATACAGAGCacgtgacagaaagcacattgaatctgatttgtcttgttctgacaaacaaatgtcagatctgtatactggaaagaaatgtattatcaaacatactcacttagataattattcagtcagagttacatcataaaatccattcgtttcactgaaaaaggagcaggcagaactatgaacttgtttagcccgtccaagtaacatggaataaaaaaatacatgtatctgtatgtaaatgtagtttaaatgtcttcccacaatagctcatgtagattctgtctgagttataccataaaaatcctgcagttccactaaaagagtatttacctgcaaaacagcctgttagctcagctttctgctgcttcctctagcaatagcagtacacaggttagctccagtagctgcaaagtctctgatgttccacaggttcctgaaaaattagcaaacttattaacataaactgcaataattaattccatgaaaccagtaatgaatatgttaagatgagtttttaatacgtctctctggaacaatagtccattgtcctgaggctagcacaatggcttgcttagcagctagctagtgagctagcatctggttaaaaccaacttaaaaagtggcttaacttacagatgaactaagaaaagataaaatatattatcaatactcactttagatcctcagtagacaccacagacagcagaaataacctgtttggggctcaaaattcatggtgTTGACCAGGTGGggaaaaaaaatgtcttggaggctacatcacttccaggtcactgaactatcactcaagagaaaccactgtcctatggtagaggacttctcagaagtcccgcccacccgaaagggttgtgtcagaattgcaaccaaaaactcagggattgcaaaggagaaagccagacagtgtaagtgcaaatctggaagtgagagcaaagctctgagcagagagaacaaaactaaggaaattgataacaaaaacacatagaggcaaacagaaaaaggaaacatactttgttactcattttaagaagtttattcagatagtaagttttacttttgaaacatgtttttttcctttagtcaatatttttgttctgtcaatttcttaatttttgtttgaccgtcaaagtgtttttcttgatcattttaagaatctgattcagatcgtaagtttttcttttgaaaccaagattttttctctcagtgtcttaaaatttgtttgctctccaaagtgtttttcttgatcctattggcacaaatctaatcccataggtTTCATTTTTCCTCCCGAAGGAAGGATTTGATTTTCACTAAACTTACAGCTTTTTTACCTCTGTTTCTCTCCGTATCTGGTTTGATGAGGTCACTTTAGTGAAGTGTATTTGTacacctggacttattttcacacaaaacctaaaatagtgtttcccctcGTTTGAAAATAAgtgtgttcttggtatcaaaatgcatcttgaaaattcacaaacatcatatgtgaaatccatggcacataacgggcagaattagaaaatagcatttttatcctcattgacttgctttcattttttcatttttgggggacccgtggtccggaagtaaatGGGGgtgacttaggctctctatatacacccagcagggccCTGAGATGCTTCGGAGACAGTCAGCTGGTaccacctcgggtcagaaccaaacaggatgaAGCTTCTTTTGGCTaccatgctgcacacagatggaatcagcttcctcatgacctcaaccgtgccccaactctagaaacttttaaatcaaaattgaaaactttcatgtattcgTTTCCTTTGAATGATTATTTCCTCTACTGcactttctgcactgtaactgctcagtcttTAACTTGAACTCTAATTTTACTTGACATTTGTTTTACAATCTTCTTTTGTATGTTATCACATTGATTTTAAAGCACATTGAATAGCTTACGCGTATGAAAGGAAGCTGCCTATACTGCaacacatttaaagagcaagtcaccccctaccagagtctaactccactctcacttcatgtttaaaaaatgcagcaaatgctgttgcctggcagaccgagagggcggagccgctaacaaatacacacacacaggctcaccacagcattgtgacatcataatgtaccagtttacatcatagtatacctcttagccaatagcggtggcagatttaaattcaaatacagtgcagagttttttacctgacaacggcacaacactgagttttaggcagaaaattaaaattttaactaaaatgcactaaagtgcaaaactattgactacacgtgtctgcagcatgattagacaaaaaaagttgatttgggggtgacttgctctttaaatacccACTTCTCCAACAATGGTttgaataacattttaaattatttttgcaATATTTAGCAAATGTTTCTCTTTGTCTAGGTCATGTAAGGAACCAACAATGTAAGGAAAAAGCACAAATCTAGtcaacaaaagaaagaaaagaaatcgCCAACATACAACTAATCTACCCAAAATGAACAATGCACTTCTTATCAAGACCATAAGATTGACTTTCCCTTTATGTAAGAGCACGATAAGATCAAATACCAACTAATGTTTTTGGACAGAAGAAATCAGAAATACAGGTCAGAGATTCTAATCAACATCAAGATGATTTAGcaaatttttaataaaaaaacttgACACGATTCATTACAAAATTCTTTTAAAGGCAAAAGAAAAGAATTTTTGGGAAATCAAGCAAAATTCATATTGGCATTAAGTCATGAAATGACCTATAAGAAAATTGTACATTATACACATTTTGGGAAACTGTTGAAAGGTAGAGGATCACAAATGATAACCTGATATATAAACCCGCTCCACATATTAAATGTTACCATTTTTAATGTTGGGAGTTGTTAAAAAagtgttttatgttgtttttgtgacaatatgttaaaaaaacaaaatagtTGAAGGTACGGTGAAATAGTACAATCAAAACTTGTGGTTACAAGCTTGCTTTAAAATGAGCTAGGTTTCCTCCAGCGAGAGAAGGCAAGGCTGCTGGTGTGTAGTTTGCAGAGATATAAGCTGCAGAGGAATAGCAGAGTCTTAGGGATCAAACTGGATGCAGCAAAGGGAAAGATTAGTTTACAGTtgaacaggggcgtgtccagggagtggcctggggtggcacatgccacccttagaatctgattggccaccccaggtgccaccacactaagttccagtttaaattgactttacattgtcgacaaaaggcttgggttgtaaactccaaaaatagtgtgtggtagcatgcacctttaacatcgtcttctagcccaggcctacagaacatttctgtagtagtaatattatttattattttttcatattcacataaatagtatttagagtctcactcatctccagttggtggcagtaatgcaacaagaagtgacttgctaaccaccacaaaactagaagatgaagagaaaaaaatggtgattgtgaaatgtgaaactccaaaattcactagaaagtaaataaacgcacggtcacgctgcgagctgctcgtcctctttacgcactgataccttgctttttattggattttattggcgttttattggcttttatgcacttttcttgtcgctgatcccttttttgaatggtgtggatcctctgctgacgtATGATCGAGCtgtgctgctgaggcttcgtccttccgttgatgtcgccggcagcgcgcgctgggaaccgggctgtgtgagccatgaacctcacggacgatgctgctggttgaactgcccgcgtgctctctccacccaagccgtgatgtgttggctctctgtccgccccagctcgagaaggaagcatcggagaagacgaggaaagagaggtagccggcgcgtgagacgtcggcctggatccctgaacaagcggctggcccgatccggcccagcttctgacccgatggttccgagatgtctcctggattactcggcgccctgctcagggaactcggccggctctgagggtgaaccggcaccgcgccacggccgatcggctcgaagatctcgccagactggggtttgctgggagaatctgcgctcggttacgggcacagagttagaggggactgggtccgtgcgcgatcttggtgctgcagccccgctgcagacccggtttggtttggtcaatgccaggtctgtgctgaacaaaacttttattcttcgtgacttttttattcagcatgacttgggttttctctgcatttgtgagtcctggatcccgtttggtgacacaagttccctactcgagctgataccacctggctgctcgtgttttaatacccccagaccacggggcagaggtggagggctggttgttgtttttaaatccagctttccttgtaaacagcttacacccaccatgtcattttcttcccttgaactgtgcttatttgaactgtgcatctccccccgcctgcttgtcgtgctgatttatcgccctccaaagactgactctaacttccttaatgatttctgtgatcttgtggcagactgcatcctaaaatatgactatgtcctattttttggtgattttaacatccatatctgctgtcctgataatgtgcttgctaaaggtttttttaatttgctagattcattcaatctaactcaatgggtatcatccccaactcatgccaggggtcacaccctggacctggttatctcttatggtctacccgtcacgaaccttgtgactttgcctccggtgttctctgaccactctccaatactctgtgatgttacgttgccatgtcctgtccctgtgtgtgaagctcccgctactaggttcagagccctggatgcagaaactatttcaaagtttgtagactgtatgtctgtaaggttagagacctttaacccagatccatctaacgttgatcactattcacaacactttgatgtactttgtaatcaggtcttggacgtggttgcccctctcaaactgtgcaagtctcggcctaggagggagccatggctctctgatgtcacacgggcttgcaggcgggcgtgtagatcctcggagagaaagtggaaaaaggatggcctacaggtctcgcgtgagttgttcagagcatctctggttgcttatcaggatgctgtgaaggccgccagaatggcctattttgcagacatcaatgagacaaactccaataatcctaagattctctacaaaacgctaaactctgttctggtgtatcaggagcctagctccatgtctcctacagctgctggaaactctgaagcttttcacaaattctttgttgataaagtatcaggcattagagcagtcatttcaggtaactctgttgaccctgttccagttcatccatcaccacccaccctgagctccctcaatacagtttcatactctgagctgagtaagctagttgcgagacagaagccatctggctctccacttgacgttctgccaccttgtctctggaaggctgcctttccgtgccttggcccatcacttggtcagattatcaatgggagcctcagcacaggtgttgtcccagctgctttgaaagcagcagttatccggccgaccctgaagaaacctggtactgatgtctctgtgatagacaattacaggcctatctctaccctgccctttacatctaaactgcttgagaaagtcgtttatcagcagctggtctcacatttagctgactctgatctgtttgaggttttccaatcagggttcaggtctggccatagcacagagtctgctctactgagggtcctaaatgacatctatctatcactagatcagggtacatctgtgctgcttctgttgttagacctaacagcagccttcgacacagttgaccacgcgattctactcgatcgcttggaacgatgggttgggatcaaagggtcagctctggattggtttagatcgtatctccaaaaccggacattctgtgttaaactgggtgatgttttttcttcttgggaggggctccgctggggggtcccgcaggggtcgatccttggtcttcttttgtttgccatttatctgctacctctggggtcaatctttcgtaaacatggcctatcattccatctgtatgctgacgattgccagatttactctccattgtgtcaggagaaaggtctctctatccagtcctttgtctcctgtgttaatgaggtgaggtcttggctaatgtccaactatctacatctgaatgagggaaagacagagctcattgtttttcaccccaacagcaggaatgtggatcgttatgctgatcttggccctctttctccatactcaaaaccagttgttaccagtttgggggtgaaacttgatgtaggacttaaatttgacgctcacatcaattctgtggtccggtccagtttctttcacctgagacgccttgctaaaatcaagcctatgctgtcgagagcccacctggagcgggtactgcatgcctttgtaatttctcggcttgactactgcaactctctctacgcagggttgtgtcagtcaacactgcgtcgcctacaggttgtgcagaacagcgctgccaggttcctgactgggaccaggaaacgggaccacatcagtccggttctggcctctctgcactggcttccgatttgctatcgctcacaattcaaaatcctcgtctttgtttatcatttcttccagggtgttggtcccccctatctagccacactcctgaaaagacactccccatcacgcgctctgcgctcctctgaccaaggcctgctctctgtccctcggtctaggtgtcgtacccgtggggaccgggctttctcagtcctagcaccgtcactctggaaccagttgccaccctcagttaggctgtccccttctctgccagtctttaagaatcacctaaaaacacacctcctccacttggcgtttccagaacatgtttgattttggccctcttttatgttgaatccattccacagttttcattggtacactcaatccatccactcaatccaaatgtgtttcacacatttgtcctttaccagaatgtttcatctatcttgtaatttccattttgtattttgtaatttgtattttgtaatttgaatttcttttattgttgatttattcaatatatttacttaactgtaccatgttcagcgctttgggcttcctgacagggttgcggaaggcgctttataaataaagctttgattgattgattgattgattgattgaaacgatttgtgtgaataaataaataagcataaccattggtgccacccaagcataaacaagttttattttaaaagtcctggacacggctctgcagTTGAAACTCCTGTCAGAAAGAAAATTCCTCCTCCTACATGATGACAGTGGCGGTAACGTCGGAATTCTTGGACGCAATCGAGCTTTTCCTGAATGACCGATAAGAAGAATTTGCATATGAGTCAGGAATCCACTTCTTCAGCAGCTGCATGACTCGTCTCATGAACTTTTGTCCCACAAAGGCATAAATGATGGGGTTCAGGCAGCAGTGGATGTATGCAATGGCCTCTGTCACTATCGTTGTTACCTTGATGTTCTCAAAGTTGCAGCTGTTCTCCACGTAGTCATTGCTACACAGAAACTTCAAGAAGCGGGAGATGTTGTACGGAGCCCAGGACAAGAAGAAGACAATCATTATGGAGACAATCAGCTTCACAGCACGGTGCCTTTTGGCAGTTCTCATGTTCACCAGAATGGGGATGATCCTAGAGTAGcaaaccaccatcaccaccaaagGTATCACCAGACCCAAAATGTTGGTGGAGAACAGATCATAGTGCAGCCAGTTCTTGTTTTCATGGGAGTAATGGCATCCCAACTCATCACATTGTGATGTCACTTTAGCAAAGATAAAAGATGGCAGAGAGACGCAAATGCTCAGCATCCAAACCAACACGATCATAACAACGCCTGCCTTCAAGGTGCGGTACCGAGCCACCTTGTGAGCATGCATGATGACCACGTAGCGGTCCAGCGTCATGACAACCATGAAGAAGACGCTGCTGTAGAAGCCAGAGTGGTGGGAGCAGGATAAGAAACGGCACATGAAGTCCCCAAAGTTCCATTGGTTGATTAAAATGTAGTGGGTGTAGAAGGGCAGAGTGAAGATGAAGAGGAGGTCAGAGAGTGCCAGGTTGAGGAGGCACATGTCTGTCAAGTTGGTTTGGT from Nothobranchius furzeri strain GRZ-AD chromosome 5, NfurGRZ-RIMD1, whole genome shotgun sequence encodes:
- the LOC107378761 gene encoding C-C chemokine receptor type 1, which encodes MTEINATDFLTTSDYSSYYYGNDSFSPCEKFETQAFSRGFLVTLYILVFILGSIGNGLVVVVLVKHRNQTNLTDMCLLNLALSDLLFIFTLPFYTHYILINQWNFGDFMCRFLSCSHHSGFYSSVFFMVVMTLDRYVVIMHAHKVARYRTLKAGVVMIVLVWMLSICVSLPSFIFAKVTSQCDELGCHYSHENKNWLHYDLFSTNILGLVIPLVVMVVCYSRIIPILVNMRTAKRHRAVKLIVSIMIVFFLSWAPYNISRFLKFLCSNDYVENSCNFENIKVTTIVTEAIAYIHCCLNPIIYAFVGQKFMRRVMQLLKKWIPDSYANSSYRSFRKSSIASKNSDVTATVIM